Proteins encoded together in one Helicobacter sp. 12S02232-10 window:
- the carA gene encoding glutamine-hydrolyzing carbamoyl-phosphate synthase small subunit has translation MQDVYLYFENGLFLQGKSFGAAGTSVGEVVFNTSMSGYEEIITDPSYAGQFIIFSMPEIGIVGTNPLDMESRAGFCKGIIVRHYNEFHSNFRSINSLDTFLKSQNILGIAGIDTRSLIKTIRNNGAMMMIASTEISNQQELKNKLEKSKNIQEINLMPEVSTKTPYKHKHGVFDFNTFEYATPKTHKKIIAIDFGAKRNILNELCAVGLEAEVMPHNFQALEIIQRFKNGEIQGVFLSNGPGDPLMLKDEVEQIKLLIEAKIPIFGICLGHQLLAIAHGYETYKLKFGHHGGNHPVKNLITQSVEITAQNHNYSVPEEISQIAEVTHRNLFDNTIEGVKYKHSPIFSVQHHPEASPGPKESNHLFKQFANMI, from the coding sequence ATGCAAGACGTTTATCTTTATTTTGAAAATGGACTTTTTCTACAGGGAAAAAGTTTTGGAGCAGCAGGCACAAGCGTGGGTGAAGTCGTTTTCAATACATCAATGAGTGGCTATGAAGAAATCATTACCGATCCGAGTTATGCAGGACAATTTATAATCTTTAGTATGCCCGAAATCGGCATTGTAGGAACAAACCCCTTAGATATGGAGTCAAGGGCAGGATTTTGCAAAGGCATTATCGTTCGCCATTACAATGAATTTCACTCAAATTTCAGATCCATAAACTCTTTAGACACTTTCTTAAAATCTCAAAATATACTAGGCATAGCAGGTATTGATACAAGATCATTGATCAAAACTATCCGCAACAACGGCGCAATGATGATGATAGCATCGACAGAAATCTCAAACCAACAAGAATTAAAAAATAAGCTTGAAAAGTCTAAAAATATCCAAGAAATCAACTTAATGCCAGAAGTCTCTACAAAAACTCCCTACAAACACAAACACGGTGTATTTGATTTCAATACTTTTGAATATGCAACCCCCAAAACCCATAAAAAAATCATCGCAATTGATTTTGGCGCCAAGAGAAATATTTTAAATGAACTTTGTGCCGTCGGGCTTGAAGCAGAAGTAATGCCCCATAATTTTCAAGCCCTTGAAATCATTCAAAGATTCAAAAATGGAGAAATTCAAGGAGTTTTCCTGTCCAATGGTCCAGGCGATCCTTTGATGTTAAAAGATGAGGTCGAACAAATCAAACTCCTCATCGAAGCAAAAATCCCGATATTTGGAATTTGTTTGGGACACCAATTGCTCGCTATAGCACACGGCTATGAAACTTATAAACTAAAATTCGGTCACCACGGCGGCAACCATCCGGTAAAAAACCTCATTACCCAAAGCGTAGAAATCACTGCTCAAAACCATAACTATTCTGTCCCTGAAGAAATCTCTCAAATTGCTGAAGTCACCCACAGAAATCTTTTTGATAATACGATTGAGGGAGTCAAATATAAACATTCTCCGATATTTTCCGTCCAACATCATCCCGAAGCAAGTCCAGGACCCAAAGAATCCAATCATCTTTTCAAACAATTCGCAAATATGATTTAA
- a CDS encoding pyridoxal phosphate-dependent aminotransferase family protein: protein MFDKEIAAIKHSNLYRERKIFKNTLKDFASNDYLGLSQKKNLAKKAFKLLEKQPSHSPKASLLVNGYSPLHRTLESKLCALNGFEDGVILGSGFLGNIALFDALIRKNDKIYIDEKYHASGIYAAKNLGEKAIYFKHNDPQDLLKTIQSSPPKGRIIIAIEGVYSMDGDIADKAFAQIAISKNALLIVDEAHSTGSIGENLLGYFDHYHIPIQPNFIKMGTFSKAYGSYGAYILANKQIINFLCNRSKSIIYTTALSIFDTALALINLEYIQKNKQALIEKIQSHKAVVQEILGFFPQSQILIIPFKNTQEMQKTHQKLQDKKILVGAIRKPTVKQPILRIVLSIKNSPKQTKKLCKIIKKSQGL from the coding sequence ATGTTTGATAAAGAAATTGCTGCAATCAAACATTCTAATCTCTATCGCGAACGCAAAATCTTTAAAAATACGCTAAAAGATTTTGCCTCTAATGATTATCTTGGTCTTTCTCAAAAAAAGAATCTTGCAAAAAAAGCTTTTAAGCTTCTTGAAAAACAACCAAGCCATTCTCCTAAAGCTTCCCTTTTAGTTAATGGCTATTCTCCTTTACACCGCACTCTTGAATCAAAACTTTGCGCACTCAACGGATTTGAAGACGGTGTGATTTTAGGAAGCGGATTTTTAGGAAATATCGCACTTTTTGATGCCCTCATACGCAAAAACGATAAAATATATATTGATGAAAAATACCACGCCAGCGGGATTTATGCTGCAAAAAATCTCGGGGAAAAAGCCATATATTTCAAACACAATGATCCACAAGATCTCCTAAAAACAATTCAATCTTCCCCTCCAAAGGGCAGAATTATTATTGCTATTGAAGGCGTATATTCTATGGATGGAGATATTGCCGATAAAGCATTTGCCCAAATCGCTATTTCAAAAAATGCTCTCTTAATCGTAGATGAAGCCCATAGCACAGGGAGTATCGGCGAAAATCTATTGGGATACTTCGACCACTATCATATCCCCATCCAACCCAACTTTATCAAAATGGGAACATTTTCAAAGGCCTATGGAAGCTATGGAGCATACATACTTGCCAACAAACAAATTATCAACTTCTTGTGCAACCGCTCAAAAAGCATTATTTATACGACTGCTCTTTCTATATTTGACACTGCCTTAGCTCTAATCAATCTAGAATATATTCAAAAAAATAAGCAAGCCCTGATTGAAAAAATTCAATCCCATAAAGCAGTAGTTCAAGAAATTTTGGGCTTTTTTCCTCAATCTCAAATTCTCATTATTCCCTTCAAAAATACGCAAGAAATGCAAAAAACGCATCAAAAACTTCAGGATAAAAAAATTTTAGTCGGAGCCATCAGAAAACCGACGGTCAAACAACCGATATTACGAATTGTTTTATCAATAAAAAATTCTCCCAAACAAACAAAAAAATTGTGTAAAATAATCAAAAAATCTCAAGGTTTATGA
- a CDS encoding J domain-containing protein: MSVSYCNRYVQIELFQGSRLLEKVLEYANKHFSEQHHLSSSLLILDDGERFKKDYLINWTYHASLQEGKNDLETLLLQSHLPIRIKILKKNNILQKIKISMRVIGLNKVILELNSQNRVAKRYLKTLFREYLVLETEDEIHLSGFETHFWENVMDLISSKIIHNVAIDFDYKGFQSETFGSSSFLTQDERLLRQCYFELESRFDDDFMSVKKRYLRLVKTYHPDNVYGKDESIIRTYHDRFRKINEAYQAIKKVCANAS, encoded by the coding sequence ATGAGTGTGAGTTATTGTAACCGATATGTTCAGATTGAGTTATTTCAAGGAAGTCGTTTGCTTGAGAAGGTATTGGAGTATGCCAATAAACATTTTTCCGAACAACATCATTTGTCTTCCTCACTTTTGATTTTAGATGACGGGGAAAGATTCAAGAAAGATTATTTGATTAATTGGACATATCACGCAAGCTTGCAAGAAGGAAAAAATGATCTTGAAACGCTTTTGCTTCAAAGCCATCTTCCGATTCGCATTAAGATTCTCAAAAAAAATAATATCCTTCAAAAAATAAAAATTTCAATGCGGGTTATCGGTCTAAATAAAGTGATTTTAGAATTAAATAGTCAAAATCGAGTTGCTAAGAGATATTTAAAAACTCTTTTTAGAGAATACCTTGTTTTAGAAACTGAAGATGAAATCCATTTGAGCGGTTTTGAAACACATTTTTGGGAAAATGTGATGGATCTCATCAGTTCAAAGATTATTCATAATGTCGCCATTGATTTTGACTATAAAGGATTTCAGAGCGAAACGTTTGGGAGTTCTTCATTTCTTACTCAAGATGAACGTTTGCTTAGGCAATGTTATTTTGAACTTGAATCGCGATTTGATGATGATTTTATGAGTGTGAAAAAACGTTATTTGCGATTGGTAAAAACTTATCATCCTGATAATGTTTATGGGAAAGACGAATCCATTATCAGAACCTACCACGACCGCTTTAGAAAAATCAATGAAGCTTATCAGGCGATTAAAAAAGTTTGTGCAAATGCTTCTTAA
- a CDS encoding methyl-accepting chemotaxis protein yields MFGSSKNSQFQLAQKDAEIDQLKKQAEIYRSLAEFSLKEIVIGIKNGKVVFRNENASKISNPDEIILNLKEGISNLSIKNRSFEVKSKNIEGTIYYTLLEVESVFDKENGLDLFQTYHKSLKDGLTEAQNSFQNILTDSKNILEKAAEAEKNGVQGLDASLKASQNVNNLYEKMQNAIMLVNSLTQRSNEITNVISLIDDIAEQTNLLALNAAIEAARAGEHGRGFAVVADEVRKLAEKTQKATKEIAIVVKSMQQEASDIQTSTDETNHITEEVKGSIDEIYQMVDSLKDGAQLAKYAIYNSNNRIFCALAKIDHTVYKNNLYALLFKISDSFNQVQHQNCRLGKWYFEGDGKKHFASTQGYKNLDNFHAAVHTEANALAKALLDSSSVPSKNFIDQKVSSMESGSLGVMKSIDEMLVEKQDDINKNMQNVLNKQKQSQDV; encoded by the coding sequence ATGTTTGGAAGTAGCAAAAACTCTCAATTTCAATTGGCTCAAAAAGATGCTGAAATCGATCAGCTCAAAAAACAAGCAGAAATCTACAGATCACTGGCAGAATTTTCTCTCAAAGAAATTGTGATTGGCATTAAAAACGGAAAAGTGGTCTTTAGAAACGAAAATGCTTCAAAGATTTCCAATCCTGATGAAATCATTCTAAATCTCAAAGAAGGTATCAGCAATCTTTCGATCAAAAATCGCAGTTTTGAGGTTAAAAGCAAAAATATCGAAGGCACAATTTATTACACACTGCTTGAAGTCGAATCTGTGTTTGACAAAGAAAACGGGCTAGATCTTTTCCAAACTTATCACAAAAGCCTCAAAGATGGTCTAACTGAAGCTCAAAACTCATTTCAAAATATTCTTACTGATAGTAAAAATATCCTAGAAAAAGCTGCCGAAGCTGAAAAAAATGGTGTTCAAGGCTTGGATGCAAGTTTGAAAGCTTCTCAAAACGTCAATAATCTCTATGAAAAAATGCAAAATGCAATTATGTTGGTCAATTCCCTCACGCAACGCAGCAACGAAATCACCAACGTTATTTCATTGATTGATGATATTGCTGAACAAACCAATCTTTTAGCGCTTAATGCTGCTATTGAGGCAGCTAGAGCCGGAGAACACGGCAGAGGTTTTGCAGTCGTAGCCGATGAAGTCAGAAAGCTCGCTGAAAAAACTCAAAAAGCTACCAAAGAAATAGCCATCGTAGTCAAATCAATGCAACAAGAAGCCAGTGATATCCAAACAAGCACCGATGAAACAAATCATATTACTGAAGAAGTAAAAGGGAGTATTGATGAAATTTATCAAATGGTTGATTCTCTCAAAGATGGCGCCCAACTTGCAAAATATGCGATCTACAATTCAAATAATAGAATCTTTTGTGCATTGGCCAAAATCGATCACACCGTGTATAAAAATAATCTTTATGCCTTGCTATTTAAAATATCTGACTCTTTCAATCAAGTCCAACATCAAAATTGCCGCTTGGGCAAATGGTATTTTGAAGGCGATGGTAAAAAACACTTTGCCTCTACACAAGGCTACAAAAACCTTGACAATTTCCATGCTGCAGTCCATACAGAAGCAAATGCTTTGGCAAAAGCACTTTTGGACAGCTCAAGTGTTCCATCTAAAAATTTCATCGATCAAAAAGTATCTTCAATGGAAAGTGGCAGTCTTGGCGTTATGAAAAGTATTGATGAAATGTTAGTTGAAAAACAAGATGACATCAACAAAAATATGCAAAATGTACTAAACAAACAAAAACAATCTCAAGATGTTTGA
- a CDS encoding C39 family peptidase, whose amino-acid sequence MKKLIIFIFIYGLSADIYLTKDNIFLEKSVKSWVEFKNDKLVRQHYDYSCGSASLATLLKYYYREEGISEQGIIEEILKSKGYAMSENEVLKDGDNVISFSDLSAYAQGKGFKAIGLAIDFETLSKLQLPAIIYVNIRDIGHFSVYKGVDNTYVYLADPSFGNIKIRLDKFKSMFYQRQDSKYPGKILIFLSQDKNLNIDKDFMDISKQKGLKVDDRLKQNLIYQFKNF is encoded by the coding sequence ATGAAAAAATTAATTATTTTTATATTTATTTATGGTTTGAGTGCAGATATATATCTGACAAAAGATAATATCTTTTTGGAAAAATCAGTGAAATCGTGGGTGGAGTTCAAAAATGATAAACTCGTAAGGCAACATTATGATTATAGTTGTGGAAGTGCTTCACTTGCGACACTTCTAAAATACTATTATCGCGAAGAAGGGATTAGTGAGCAAGGAATTATTGAAGAGATTTTAAAATCCAAAGGGTATGCTATGTCTGAAAATGAAGTGTTAAAAGATGGGGATAATGTTATCTCTTTTTCAGATCTATCAGCATATGCTCAAGGCAAGGGATTTAAGGCAATTGGGTTGGCGATTGATTTTGAAACGCTTTCTAAGTTGCAATTGCCTGCTATTATTTATGTCAATATTCGAGATATAGGACATTTTAGTGTTTATAAAGGGGTGGATAATACTTATGTATATCTTGCAGATCCGAGTTTTGGCAATATAAAAATCAGATTAGATAAATTCAAATCAATGTTTTATCAAAGGCAAGATTCGAAATATCCTGGAAAAATTTTGATTTTTTTATCTCAGGATAAAAATTTAAATATTGATAAGGATTTTATGGATATTTCCAAACAAAAAGGATTAAAAGTTGATGATCGACTCAAGCAGAACTTGATTTATCAGTTTAAAAACTTTTAA
- a CDS encoding AAA family ATPase, with translation MIQRLIVKNSVAFENVDLEFQNGFNVFSGASGSGKSVLMESLLGIFGLKESNAELIEANLEISLEEFGLNLEEFGLLDGDDGLILSIVKKEKTRYFLNRYASSKKRLSELVSKFGKHISSKGAQELRSENILRVFDDFIASKVPSHKELLDRLADKFATLVQMRADLRDLEEQEKNIQALREFAEFEIQKISSLQPEDGEYERLLELKKSLSKKEKIQESIQEAMEVFENLPKIYGALALIGKENKLFEDSAFEVKAILEEQNERFVELEELDVEEMLNRITALSDLNRRYGSIKQALLHLDTQKQKLQDYENLSFNKENLCKQIKILEENCHTLGEKIAENRRNFLQEFQKEIALLCAQLLLKKPQTDLRICEMKKSGIQEVDLKLENTGVESLSSGEYNRLRLAIMCLDAKINHSKGILVLDEIDANLSGEESEGVAKVLKSLSQTYQIFAISHQPHMPALADWHYLVSKDGEKSQVKLLDKDGRIFEMARMISGADITKEALEFAKKKLEQNH, from the coding sequence ATGATTCAACGGCTTATTGTTAAAAATTCTGTGGCGTTTGAAAATGTAGATTTGGAATTTCAAAATGGCTTCAATGTTTTTAGCGGAGCAAGCGGGAGCGGAAAATCCGTGCTTATGGAATCTTTGTTGGGAATTTTTGGGCTTAAGGAAAGTAATGCGGAATTGATTGAGGCAAATTTGGAAATTTCTTTGGAGGAATTTGGACTCAACTTGGAGGAGTTTGGATTGCTTGATGGTGATGATGGCTTGATTCTTAGTATCGTGAAGAAAGAAAAAACAAGGTATTTTCTCAATCGTTATGCTAGTTCAAAAAAAAGATTGAGTGAGCTTGTATCCAAATTTGGCAAGCATATTTCTTCAAAAGGTGCCCAAGAACTTAGATCTGAAAATATTTTAAGGGTCTTTGATGATTTTATCGCTTCTAAAGTTCCTTCTCATAAAGAACTTTTAGATAGGCTTGCAGATAAGTTTGCCACACTTGTGCAGATGAGAGCGGATTTGAGGGATTTAGAAGAACAGGAAAAAAATATTCAGGCCTTACGGGAGTTTGCCGAGTTTGAAATACAAAAAATTTCAAGTCTTCAGCCTGAAGATGGCGAGTATGAAAGATTGCTTGAGCTTAAAAAATCTCTTTCCAAAAAAGAAAAGATTCAAGAAAGTATCCAAGAGGCGATGGAAGTTTTTGAAAATTTACCTAAGATTTATGGAGCACTTGCTTTGATTGGAAAAGAAAATAAATTATTTGAGGATAGCGCTTTTGAAGTCAAAGCGATTTTAGAAGAGCAAAATGAACGCTTTGTTGAGCTTGAAGAATTAGATGTTGAAGAAATGCTCAACCGCATTACTGCGCTTTCTGATCTGAATCGCAGATATGGAAGTATTAAACAGGCGCTTTTGCACTTGGATACTCAAAAACAGAAACTTCAAGATTATGAAAATTTGAGCTTCAATAAAGAAAATCTTTGCAAACAGATTAAAATCTTAGAAGAAAATTGCCATACTTTAGGTGAAAAAATCGCAGAAAATCGCAGGAATTTTCTCCAAGAATTTCAAAAAGAAATTGCTTTGCTTTGCGCACAGCTTTTGCTCAAGAAGCCTCAAACAGATCTTAGAATCTGTGAAATGAAAAAAAGCGGGATACAAGAAGTGGATTTGAAGCTTGAAAATACAGGGGTAGAATCTTTAAGTTCGGGAGAATATAATCGCTTGAGATTGGCAATAATGTGCTTGGATGCTAAAATCAATCATTCTAAGGGAATTTTAGTTTTAGATGAGATTGATGCAAATTTGAGTGGGGAGGAAAGTGAGGGGGTTGCAAAGGTGCTTAAAAGTCTTTCGCAAACCTACCAGATTTTTGCCATTTCTCATCAACCCCATATGCCCGCTCTTGCTGATTGGCATTATTTGGTTTCCAAAGATGGAGAAAAAAGTCAAGTGAAGCTTTTGGACAAAGATGGCAGGATTTTTGAAATGGCGCGAATGATTAGCGGAGCAGATATTACTAAAGAGGCTTTGGAATTTGCCAAAAAGAAACTTGAACAAAATCATTAA
- a CDS encoding NFACT family protein, with protein sequence MKLWLLKNIARFFSTQEFIYNLKRVDDNLFKIEFKDSVFYLDMTKGASDVFIAPSLLMSAKKYNAPFDVMLKKLAARSKISDVWIDGNNRILKISCLQSGAYKNTPFFIQFEFTGRYTNVILLDEKGFVLEALRHINQDKSSREVRINKFLEPLEQPVGALEQEDRELNDIELFEMLKNAYSNRLQKNLEVKKQILINKISKKIQKLQETLDALPKEEELQISADELKKNAGIVLANLGDIQNFSQEIRVKDFFGKEVNISLPKECRTPQESANLMFLQSKKLAKKAKNTHLQIQNLEDKIRFLNQEIVYVKNITALQDLIILEPKKSNKKIPSKYEIFFIEGIKISIGRNKMENQALLEEAKADDIWMHIRDVPSSHMIIHCGKNKVYEEVIYKAGEILVGLHTIQVGNFSVDYTKRKFVKIIEGANVIYAKHQTFHYKKPFQG encoded by the coding sequence ATGAAATTATGGTTGCTAAAAAATATTGCAAGGTTTTTTAGCACTCAAGAATTTATTTATAATTTAAAGCGTGTTGATGATAATTTATTTAAGATCGAATTCAAAGACAGCGTTTTTTACTTGGATATGACTAAGGGTGCTAGCGATGTGTTTATAGCCCCAAGTTTGCTTATGAGTGCAAAAAAATACAATGCGCCGTTTGATGTGATGCTCAAAAAATTGGCAGCACGTTCTAAGATTTCAGATGTTTGGATAGATGGCAACAATCGGATTTTAAAAATTTCTTGTCTTCAAAGTGGGGCTTATAAAAATACACCTTTTTTTATTCAATTTGAATTTACAGGACGCTATACAAATGTTATTCTTCTTGATGAAAAAGGATTTGTTTTGGAGGCTTTACGCCATATCAATCAAGATAAGAGTTCTAGAGAAGTGCGTATAAACAAATTTTTGGAGCCTTTGGAACAGCCTGTTGGGGCATTGGAACAAGAAGATAGGGAATTGAATGATATAGAATTATTTGAAATGCTTAAAAACGCCTATTCAAACAGATTGCAAAAAAATCTTGAAGTTAAGAAGCAAATACTAATCAATAAGATTTCAAAAAAAATTCAAAAACTTCAAGAAACCCTCGATGCTTTGCCAAAAGAAGAAGAGCTTCAAATAAGCGCTGATGAGTTGAAAAAAAACGCGGGCATTGTTTTAGCTAATTTGGGGGATATTCAAAATTTTTCTCAAGAAATTAGAGTCAAGGATTTTTTTGGCAAAGAAGTAAATATTTCTTTGCCAAAGGAATGCAGAACTCCCCAAGAGAGTGCAAATTTGATGTTTTTGCAGTCAAAAAAGCTTGCTAAGAAAGCCAAAAATACGCATTTGCAGATACAAAACCTTGAAGATAAGATTCGTTTTTTGAATCAAGAGATTGTTTATGTTAAAAATATAACTGCGTTACAAGATTTGATCATCCTTGAACCTAAAAAATCCAATAAAAAAATACCTTCAAAATATGAAATATTTTTTATTGAGGGGATAAAAATTTCCATCGGAAGAAATAAGATGGAAAATCAAGCTCTTTTAGAAGAAGCCAAAGCCGATGATATTTGGATGCACATCAGAGATGTGCCTTCTTCGCATATGATCATTCATTGCGGTAAAAATAAGGTTTATGAAGAAGTAATTTATAAGGCTGGAGAAATTTTGGTAGGATTGCATACAATTCAAGTAGGAAATTTTAGTGTCGATTATACTAAAAGAAAGTTTGTGAAAATTATTGAAGGCGCTAATGTCATTTATGCAAAACATCAAACTTTCCATTATAAAAAACCATTTCAAGGATGA
- a CDS encoding sulfite exporter TauE/SafE family protein — translation MDWGIFSYVIIGLTSGIGAGFFGMGGGTIIVPVMLTLGYSFEHAIGISVMQMMFSSTFGSIINYKKKLLNISDGIYAGIGGLIGASFSGLILSVIDTKKLTILFLIITFYSFVKYAFNIKYSTNAAPPIKSQFYQRLILILTGIITGIFAISLGIGGGLLMVPILGYYLGYESKRVVPLGLFFVIFSSISGTISFQNHNVIDAQVLHTGIYIGVASILGVWLGIKLIQISSPKLHRMALLSVYGLSMLVTAYNLITS, via the coding sequence ATGGATTGGGGCATTTTTTCATATGTCATCATCGGATTAACAAGCGGAATCGGCGCTGGATTCTTTGGTATGGGTGGGGGAACAATCATTGTTCCTGTAATGCTAACCTTAGGTTATTCTTTTGAGCACGCTATTGGAATTTCTGTAATGCAAATGATGTTTTCTTCAACATTTGGATCAATCATCAACTATAAAAAAAAGCTTCTCAATATTTCAGATGGCATTTATGCAGGCATTGGCGGATTGATTGGAGCAAGCTTTAGTGGTCTGATCCTAAGTGTCATTGATACCAAAAAGCTTACGATCTTATTTTTAATCATCACTTTTTATTCTTTTGTCAAATACGCTTTCAATATCAAGTATTCTACCAATGCTGCCCCGCCTATAAAATCTCAGTTTTATCAGCGTCTAATCCTTATACTCACAGGGATAATTACAGGAATTTTTGCCATTTCTTTAGGAATTGGCGGGGGTTTGTTAATGGTGCCGATTTTAGGATATTATTTAGGGTATGAATCAAAAAGGGTCGTTCCCCTCGGATTGTTTTTTGTGATATTTTCCTCCATTTCAGGCACGATATCATTTCAAAATCATAATGTGATTGATGCACAAGTATTGCATACAGGAATTTATATAGGCGTTGCTTCGATACTTGGTGTTTGGCTAGGTATCAAGCTAATTCAAATTTCAAGCCCGAAACTACATCGAATGGCGTTATTAAGCGTTTATGGGCTTTCTATGCTCGTTACAGCCTACAATCTGATTACGAGCTAA
- a CDS encoding NAD(+)/NADH kinase: protein MNPSILKVGAILRPFTPDLKEPFLKIQKAFQEQGVAVMLEDVGGEMIGLKGIGFKEVCQEADALLSVGGDGTLLSTLRRAYGYEIPAFGINTGHLGFLTAISPQDVPEFAQMLVKGNYVINEHMMLEARIQTKVGEKVFYALNEILISKKKISGMLKIYAKIQGEPFNVYRADALIVGTPTGSTAYNIGAGGSVVYPFCRNILLTPISPHSLTQRPMVLSDEFGLEFSVASDCMLVVDGQEIVEMNKEDVLLIRPACLSAKLIQKSSRSYFRVLKAKFKWGEE from the coding sequence ATGAATCCATCGATATTAAAAGTCGGCGCTATTTTAAGACCTTTTACACCTGATCTTAAAGAACCTTTTTTGAAAATTCAAAAAGCATTTCAAGAACAAGGCGTTGCAGTTATGCTTGAAGATGTTGGCGGCGAGATGATTGGGCTTAAGGGGATAGGTTTCAAAGAGGTATGTCAAGAGGCGGATGCACTGCTTTCTGTAGGAGGAGATGGAACGCTTCTTTCGACTCTTAGGCGTGCTTATGGGTATGAAATTCCTGCATTTGGAATCAATACTGGGCATTTAGGGTTTTTGACTGCAATCAGTCCTCAAGATGTTCCTGAATTTGCTCAAATGCTTGTAAAAGGCAACTATGTCATTAATGAACATATGATGCTTGAAGCTCGTATTCAAACCAAAGTCGGAGAAAAAGTTTTTTATGCTTTAAATGAAATTTTAATTTCGAAAAAAAAGATTTCAGGAATGCTAAAGATTTATGCCAAAATTCAAGGAGAACCTTTTAATGTCTATCGTGCTGATGCTTTGATTGTAGGGACGCCGACAGGATCGACGGCCTATAATATCGGCGCGGGAGGTTCAGTGGTCTATCCTTTTTGTAGAAATATCCTTCTTACTCCAATTTCGCCACATTCTTTGACCCAACGCCCAATGGTTTTGAGCGATGAATTTGGTCTGGAATTCAGTGTTGCAAGTGATTGTATGCTTGTGGTCGATGGGCAAGAGATTGTAGAGATGAACAAGGAAGATGTTTTATTGATTCGCCCTGCTTGTTTGAGTGCAAAATTAATTCAAAAATCTTCCCGAAGCTATTTTCGGGTTTTAAAAGCAAAATTTAAGTGGGGGGAAGAATGA
- a CDS encoding NAD(P)/FAD-dependent oxidoreductase, translated as MIKKIIIIGGSVAGLNVALTLASATNKELNFDMSVIDEGKGDILKAEVYNVPFFPKAVKGEEIINQIKKQIQEFVSVKYINAKATEISGSKGNFKVKTTQGDFDGDYVILATGSNSFDIQGLGEIAQPHQLMPKPGKIMLKHSGRNLVKDGIYVAGIASGVTSMVSCALGSAAETACAILSDIKGVVSVHHDYKGSRD; from the coding sequence ATGATCAAAAAAATAATCATTATCGGGGGCAGCGTAGCAGGATTAAACGTTGCTCTTACACTTGCTTCTGCCACCAACAAAGAACTTAATTTTGATATGAGTGTAATCGATGAGGGAAAAGGCGATATTCTCAAAGCCGAAGTTTATAATGTTCCCTTTTTTCCAAAAGCTGTCAAAGGCGAAGAAATTATCAATCAAATCAAAAAACAAATCCAAGAATTTGTAAGCGTCAAATACATCAATGCAAAAGCGACTGAAATATCAGGCTCCAAAGGAAACTTTAAGGTCAAAACAACTCAAGGGGATTTTGATGGGGATTATGTGATTTTAGCCACAGGTTCAAACAGCTTTGATATTCAAGGATTGGGAGAGATTGCCCAGCCCCATCAACTAATGCCAAAACCTGGAAAAATTATGCTCAAACACAGCGGTAGAAATTTAGTCAAAGATGGCATATACGTTGCAGGTATCGCCTCTGGGGTAACCTCGATGGTGAGTTGCGCACTTGGAAGTGCCGCAGAGACTGCTTGCGCAATTCTGAGTGATATTAAAGGAGTCGTAAGCGTCCATCACGATTACAAAGGTTCCAGGGATTAA
- a CDS encoding DUF507 family protein, with translation MKLKLAHIPHVANKIALDIANSNLLELKVPIENVANLAKKILEDDIKRELEIDQKAKNLLEENLDEIEFMRADERQLFWMIKRQIAEKENFLLSWEDRYNELSHKILDEISLEGFIEFKVSENLIKNLIFKSIDTYSKMYEEIEEEVVEKIKNYKRKLLAGTDEYELVFEKLYEEELKRKGFL, from the coding sequence ATGAAACTAAAACTAGCCCATATACCCCACGTAGCCAACAAAATCGCATTAGACATTGCCAACTCCAATCTATTGGAACTCAAAGTCCCGATAGAAAACGTGGCAAATTTGGCTAAAAAAATCTTGGAAGACGACATCAAGAGGGAATTAGAAATTGATCAAAAAGCTAAAAACCTATTGGAAGAAAATCTAGATGAAATTGAATTTATGCGTGCAGATGAAAGGCAATTATTCTGGATGATCAAGCGTCAAATCGCTGAAAAAGAAAATTTTCTTTTGTCTTGGGAAGATAGATATAATGAACTCTCGCATAAAATACTTGATGAAATCAGTCTTGAAGGTTTTATTGAATTTAAAGTATCAGAAAATCTCATTAAAAATCTTATCTTTAAATCCATCGATACGTATTCAAAAATGTATGAAGAGATTGAAGAAGAAGTTGTTGAAAAAATAAAAAACTACAAAAGAAAACTTTTAGCAGGCACAGATGAATATGAATTGGTTTTTGAAAAGCTTTATGAAGAGGAACTCAAAAGAAAAGGGTTTTTATAA